Proteins found in one Roseofilum capinflatum BLCC-M114 genomic segment:
- a CDS encoding putative Ig domain-containing protein has product TAVNLNNSTISLPEDTNTTSAIKVADIAITDDGEGTNTLSLSGADAGSFEISGSELYLKAGTVLDFATQSSYDVTVEVDDTTVGATPDATTAYSLGITEVATNAAPTAVDLNNATASLAEDTDTTSAIKVADIAITDDGLGTNNLSLSGADAGSFEISGSELYLKAGTVLDFATQSSYDVTVEVDDTTVGATPDATTAYSLGITEVATNNAPVVQTQIADQTVDEDHQFTLDIAANFSDADGDELTYSATLANGAALPSWLNFNGSQFSGTATGVGALEIKVTADDSQETVEDTFKLTVNQNVNDPVVLIQDIPNQTVDEGSEFSLDVSSFFRDPDGDPITYYSFAGDHRPEWLNFNGSTFSATPTQAAVGYNIITVTAFDPDWAGVQGSFVLTVNEINDAPIVIKEIPDQTIQQGSPEWQTGTFWLDFSGFESDLGDLNSYFSDPEGEQLTYSAEGLPSGWVFDKNSWIISGIASNDQVGEHELTIAASDGELTTRQTFKVTVNNVNDPVVLIQPIPDQTVAQGSEFSLDVSSFFSDPDGDPITYYSFAGDHRPEWLNLNGSTFSATPTQAAVGTHEIIFLAVDPTFEEGEVGFFYLNGDPRSHCPNYPSQRPRRPHLWSHCLPRHQLQRHPRQQRTRCNH; this is encoded by the coding sequence CGACTGCGGTCAATCTGAACAATTCCACCATCAGTTTACCCGAAGACACCAACACTACTAGCGCCATAAAAGTGGCTGATATTGCCATTACTGATGATGGAGAGGGAACCAACACCCTCAGTTTAAGTGGTGCGGATGCCGGTAGCTTTGAAATTAGTGGTTCTGAACTCTATTTGAAAGCGGGGACAGTTCTAGATTTTGCCACCCAGTCTAGTTATGACGTGACGGTGGAGGTGGATGACACGACGGTGGGTGCGACTCCTGATGCGACAACGGCTTATAGTTTGGGCATTACGGAAGTGGCGACGAATGCTGCACCGACGGCAGTAGACCTAAATAACGCCACAGCCAGTTTAGCCGAAGACACCGATACCACTAGCGCGATAAAAGTGGCAGATATTGCCATCACCGATGATGGACTGGGAACCAACAACCTCAGTTTAAGTGGTGCGGATGCCGGTAGCTTTGAAATTAGTGGTTCTGAACTCTATTTGAAAGCGGGGACAGTTCTAGATTTTGCCACCCAGTCTAGTTATGACGTGACGGTGGAGGTGGATGACACGACGGTGGGTGCGACTCCGGATGCGACGACGGCTTATAGTTTGGGCATTACGGAAGTGGCGACGAATAATGCACCAGTTGTCCAGACTCAGATAGCTGACCAAACTGTAGATGAAGACCATCAATTTACCCTTGATATTGCCGCAAATTTCAGTGATGCTGATGGAGATGAGTTAACCTATAGTGCTACTTTAGCCAATGGTGCAGCCTTACCCAGTTGGTTGAACTTCAATGGCAGTCAGTTTAGCGGGACAGCCACAGGTGTGGGAGCGCTGGAGATTAAGGTAACGGCTGATGATAGTCAGGAAACCGTTGAGGATACGTTTAAGTTAACTGTAAATCAGAACGTCAACGATCCTGTGGTTCTGATTCAAGACATCCCTAACCAAACCGTAGATGAAGGGAGTGAGTTCAGTTTAGATGTGTCTTCCTTTTTCAGAGATCCTGACGGCGATCCGATAACATACTACAGCTTTGCGGGCGATCATAGACCGGAATGGCTAAATTTCAATGGCAGTACGTTCAGTGCTACGCCAACCCAGGCAGCAGTGGGATATAACATTATTACAGTAACAGCATTCGATCCGGACTGGGCAGGAGTGCAAGGAAGTTTTGTATTAACTGTAAATGAAATCAATGATGCTCCCATTGTAATCAAGGAAATTCCTGACCAGACTATACAGCAAGGCTCTCCTGAATGGCAGACTGGCACTTTTTGGTTAGATTTTAGTGGTTTTGAGTCGGATCTTGGCGATCTTAACTCATATTTCAGCGATCCGGAGGGAGAGCAGTTAACCTACAGTGCCGAGGGCTTACCCAGTGGGTGGGTGTTCGATAAAAACAGTTGGATTATCTCCGGTATAGCCAGCAATGACCAAGTGGGAGAGCATGAGCTAACTATAGCGGCTAGTGATGGTGAGCTAACCACTCGTCAGACGTTTAAGGTAACTGTCAATAACGTCAACGACCCTGTGGTTCTGATTCAGCCCATTCCTGACCAAACCGTAGCTCAAGGGAGTGAGTTCAGTTTAGATGTGTCTTCCTTTTTCAGCGATCCTGACGGCGATCCGATAACATACTACAGCTTTGCGGGCGATCATAGACCGGAATGGCTAAATTTGAATGGCAGTACGTTCAGTGCTACGCCAACCCAGGCAGCAGTGGGAACTCACGAGATTATATTTCTAGCAGTAGATCCCACGTTTGAAGAAGGAGAGGTAGGATTTTTTTACCTTAACGGTGACCCCCGAAGCCATTGCCCAAACTATCCAAGCCAACGCCCAAGACGGCCCCATCTCTGGAGCCACTGCCTTCCTCGACACCAACTTCAACGGCATCCAAGACAGCAACGAACCCGGTGCAACCACTGA
- a CDS encoding calcium-binding protein yields MLGDASANTLTGGVGNDTSFGGGGADYLLGNQGEDVLHGNAGKDTIHAGQGNDLVRGGQDDDWVCGDLGDDTLGGDLGNDTLLGGMGSDLVVGGEGNDLAHGGQGNDQISGGAGNDTVSGDLGNDTLSGGAGADRFVLGTSHGSDIITDFAIGEDVLYLMNPLTFRDLTVTQVTGSSGVETQIRVSASNELLVTLTGVSADGITAAVFGV; encoded by the coding sequence ATGTTGGGAGATGCGAGCGCTAATACCCTAACGGGTGGCGTAGGCAATGATACCTCGTTTGGGGGTGGTGGTGCGGATTACCTGCTCGGCAATCAAGGAGAAGATGTCCTGCATGGCAATGCCGGAAAGGATACCATCCACGCCGGACAAGGGAACGATCTGGTACGGGGCGGTCAAGATGATGACTGGGTTTGCGGAGATTTGGGGGATGATACCCTAGGCGGTGACTTGGGTAATGATACCCTGCTCGGTGGTATGGGAAGTGACTTAGTAGTGGGAGGTGAGGGTAATGACCTGGCCCACGGCGGTCAAGGCAATGACCAAATTTCTGGCGGCGCAGGTAATGATACGGTCTCTGGAGATCTGGGAAATGATACCTTATCTGGCGGTGCAGGGGCGGATCGGTTTGTCCTGGGAACCAGTCATGGCTCTGATATCATAACGGATTTCGCCATTGGTGAGGATGTGTTGTACTTGATGAATCCCCTGACCTTTAGGGATTTAACGGTTACTCAAGTCACGGGCAGTTCGGGCGTGGAAACTCAGATTCGCGTCAGTGCCAGCAATGAGTTGTTAGTGACGTTGACGGGGGTTTCTGCCGATGGGATAACGGCGGCGGTGTTTGGAGTATAG
- a CDS encoding papain fold toxin domain-containing protein: MWQEVGKMVITYPLMECDRCAIAVMAWLAQQGIAGKILRLQTKRPSEIFIISRRYTMNESITENGTHYGVEVLGLVFDNLSEYGLPRSQWIADFMCPSGQFLIDELEYLGDENG; this comes from the coding sequence GTGTGGCAAGAAGTTGGTAAAATGGTCATAACCTATCCATTGATGGAATGCGATCGCTGTGCGATCGCGGTGATGGCATGGTTGGCACAACAGGGTATTGCCGGAAAAATCCTGAGATTGCAAACGAAACGCCCAAGCGAAATATTTATTATTAGTCGTCGCTACACTATGAATGAATCGATTACTGAGAATGGTACACACTATGGAGTAGAGGTGTTAGGATTGGTGTTTGATAATTTGTCTGAATATGGCTTGCCAAGATCGCAATGGATTGCTGATTTTATGTGCCCCAGTGGTCAATTCTTAATTGATGAATTAGAATATTTAGGAGATGAGAATGGCTAA
- a CDS encoding type II toxin-antitoxin system VapC family toxin translates to MMFLLDTNIISELTRSKPNQNVINWSAKLSEIRISVITVDEIYYGLAWKPNSRIKVWFDTFIDSKCLILPVTPTIAKVAGQLRGRLQSQGKPRTQADMMIAATAQIHQLTLVTRNTRDFEGCGIRFINPFLAE, encoded by the coding sequence ATGATGTTTCTATTGGACACGAATATAATCAGTGAATTAACCCGATCTAAGCCCAATCAAAACGTCATAAATTGGTCGGCCAAGCTCTCAGAAATTAGGATTAGTGTAATTACGGTTGACGAAATTTATTATGGTTTGGCTTGGAAACCCAACTCTAGAATTAAAGTTTGGTTTGACACTTTTATCGACTCTAAATGTCTGATTCTTCCAGTAACCCCAACAATTGCTAAGGTTGCTGGACAATTAAGAGGTAGATTGCAGTCTCAGGGAAAACCTAGGACTCAAGCTGATATGATGATTGCGGCTACTGCTCAGATTCATCAATTGACTTTGGTCACCCGCAATACTAGAGACTTTGAAGGATGTGGCATTCGATTCATTAATCCTTTTTTAGCGGAATGA
- a CDS encoding sulfotransferase, which produces MTDPRFLYLTGLPCSGTGFLSQLLSQHPEVYSDRRESPLCDLVVNFRSVLSEHPQLTPLVQDEVKGMMERSRYGIQGFIKGWYSQVSESWAIDAHPQWLQHLELIHFLDPDCKMVVCVRELGQVYATIERQHQKTLLLDFPEKIADLSRTERAKQFFSPSGRMGSFLNTLEQVQDLEETLQQRLFYVVYEHLMSDPQEVLTELLKWLDLTPITADLGSSALLPRSPASFSQYGEEAYEGDRPLVRYPLPNRFEVMIKQNFSWFYRLFYPGLL; this is translated from the coding sequence ATGACTGATCCCCGTTTTCTCTATTTGACTGGACTGCCTTGCTCTGGAACTGGGTTTCTCAGTCAGCTTTTGAGCCAGCATCCAGAGGTGTATAGCGATCGCCGAGAATCTCCTTTATGCGATCTGGTGGTTAACTTTCGGTCTGTTCTGTCTGAGCATCCCCAACTGACTCCCCTGGTGCAGGATGAGGTGAAGGGGATGATGGAGCGATCGCGCTATGGCATCCAAGGTTTTATCAAGGGTTGGTACTCCCAGGTTTCTGAGTCTTGGGCGATCGATGCTCATCCACAATGGTTACAGCATTTAGAATTAATCCATTTTCTTGACCCGGACTGTAAAATGGTGGTCTGTGTGCGAGAATTAGGACAAGTGTATGCCACCATTGAACGCCAGCATCAGAAGACTCTGTTGTTAGATTTTCCAGAGAAAATCGCCGATCTCTCACGGACTGAACGAGCCAAACAATTCTTTTCTCCTTCAGGTCGGATGGGTTCTTTCCTAAATACCTTGGAGCAAGTCCAAGACTTAGAAGAAACGTTGCAACAACGGCTCTTTTATGTGGTGTACGAGCATTTAATGAGCGATCCTCAAGAGGTGTTGACGGAGTTACTCAAATGGCTAGATCTTACCCCCATTACGGCTGATTTAGGCAGTTCTGCTCTGTTACCCAGGTCTCCCGCTTCATTCAGTCAGTATGGTGAAGAAGCTTATGAGGGCGATCGCCCTCTGGTTCGCTATCCTCTGCCCAACCGGTTTGAAGTGATGATTAAACAAAATTTCAGTTGGTTTTATCGTTTATTTTATCCGGGTTTGTTATAA
- a CDS encoding GNAT family N-acetyltransferase produces the protein MDLKSLILHQGRSLTLRRTQPSDAPLLLEKMYSRYEFMRLFRLNDRAETVEQVREKLIQRSRSSSAQSSDLECLIIHKTHGAIGIIAAVDYTPLHRKAELLVGIFDPEHRSVSHGVEACLLMTDLVFNAYNLHRFYAHSYGYNHSVHIIFKKVGAELEGIMKEHLYDPVSQEYVDMHIFGMVEAQMRQNSRIARLSKRLIGRDITQPLTAPLPPPDLSKIPECEQLRTAPTWVKSGALIPHPN, from the coding sequence ATGGATCTTAAATCACTAATTCTCCACCAAGGACGGTCTCTGACTTTGAGGCGAACCCAACCCAGTGATGCTCCTTTGCTGTTGGAAAAAATGTACTCACGCTACGAGTTTATGCGCTTATTTCGCCTGAACGATCGCGCAGAAACCGTGGAGCAGGTGCGAGAAAAGCTAATTCAGCGATCGCGCTCTAGCTCTGCCCAAAGCAGCGATCTGGAATGCTTGATTATTCACAAGACCCATGGGGCGATCGGCATTATTGCGGCTGTTGATTATACCCCTTTACATCGAAAAGCAGAATTGCTAGTCGGAATTTTCGATCCGGAACATCGCTCTGTTAGCCATGGTGTAGAAGCCTGTTTGCTAATGACTGATTTGGTTTTTAATGCCTACAATTTACATCGTTTTTATGCCCATTCTTATGGTTATAATCATTCGGTTCATATTATCTTTAAAAAAGTGGGAGCTGAACTCGAAGGAATTATGAAAGAGCATTTATACGATCCCGTCAGTCAAGAGTATGTGGATATGCATATTTTTGGCATGGTTGAAGCTCAAATGCGTCAAAACTCTCGAATCGCTCGCTTATCTAAACGCTTAATCGGGCGCGATATTACTCAACCTTTAACAGCGCCTTTACCTCCTCCCGATTTATCCAAGATTCCTGAGTGTGAACAGTTGCGTACTGCCCCAACTTGGGTCAAATCAGGAGCATTGATCCCACATCCCAATTAA
- the mnmE gene encoding tRNA uridine-5-carboxymethylaminomethyl(34) synthesis GTPase MnmE: MLNSFAAKDTIAAIATAIVPQAGSVGIVRLSGAEALQIAQLLFEAPGNQPWESHRILYGYICDPHTGATVDEALLMIMKAPRSYTREDVVEFHCHGGIMVVQQVLTLCLEQGARLAQPGEFTLRAFLNGRIDLTQAESISDLVGARSPQAAELALAGIQGKLASPIRHLRKTCVELLAEIEARIDFEDDLPPLDEPKIITEINQVLEQLNSILATANQGELLRSGLKVAIVGRPNVGKSSLLNAWSQSDRAIVTDLPGTTRDIVETQLVVRGVPIQVLDTAGIRDTGDRVEKIGVERSRQATQKADLILFTLDAAAGWTAEDRAIYEQLPPEKVILILNKIDLVGELPSGLPGDIVAIVKTAAAHKQGIEALEEAILSAVNGGNLQAANLDIAINQRQTAALTRAQVALEQVQATIAEQLPLDFWTIDLRGAIQALGEVTGEEVTESVLDRIFSRFCIGK, translated from the coding sequence ATGTTGAATTCGTTTGCAGCTAAAGATACGATCGCGGCGATCGCTACTGCCATTGTGCCCCAAGCGGGTAGTGTGGGCATTGTGCGACTATCGGGAGCCGAAGCTTTGCAGATCGCCCAATTGCTGTTTGAAGCGCCCGGAAATCAGCCCTGGGAGAGCCATCGCATTCTGTACGGGTATATCTGCGATCCGCACACGGGGGCGACGGTGGATGAGGCTTTGCTGATGATTATGAAAGCGCCGCGCTCCTACACCCGCGAGGATGTGGTGGAGTTCCATTGTCATGGGGGCATCATGGTGGTGCAGCAGGTGCTGACGCTGTGTTTAGAGCAGGGCGCTCGACTGGCACAACCGGGAGAGTTTACCCTGAGAGCGTTTCTGAATGGACGGATTGATTTAACCCAAGCGGAAAGTATCTCAGATCTGGTGGGGGCGCGATCGCCTCAAGCCGCAGAATTAGCCCTAGCGGGAATTCAGGGTAAGTTGGCTTCTCCTATTCGCCATCTGCGTAAAACCTGTGTGGAGCTATTGGCGGAAATTGAAGCAAGGATTGATTTTGAGGACGATCTGCCCCCTCTGGATGAGCCGAAAATTATCACCGAAATTAATCAAGTTTTAGAGCAATTAAACAGCATTTTAGCCACGGCTAATCAGGGGGAATTACTCCGCAGTGGCTTAAAAGTGGCGATCGTCGGTCGTCCGAATGTGGGAAAATCGAGCTTACTCAATGCTTGGAGTCAGAGCGATCGCGCCATTGTTACCGATCTACCCGGCACTACCCGCGATATTGTGGAAACTCAGCTCGTGGTGCGCGGGGTTCCCATTCAAGTATTAGATACCGCAGGCATTCGGGATACGGGCGATCGCGTGGAGAAAATCGGCGTAGAGCGATCGCGCCAAGCCACCCAAAAAGCCGATCTGATCCTCTTTACCCTCGATGCGGCTGCCGGATGGACTGCCGAAGATCGCGCCATTTACGAGCAACTGCCCCCCGAAAAAGTGATTCTAATCCTTAATAAAATTGACTTAGTGGGCGAGTTGCCCTCTGGTTTACCGGGGGATATTGTGGCGATCGTCAAAACCGCAGCCGCCCATAAACAAGGCATTGAAGCCCTAGAAGAAGCCATTCTCAGCGCCGTGAATGGGGGCAACCTACAAGCCGCCAATCTCGATATTGCCATTAACCAACGGCAAACCGCCGCCCTCACCCGCGCCCAAGTTGCCCTAGAGCAAGTGCAAGCCACCATTGCCGAACAGCTCCCCCTCGATTTCTGGACTATTGACTTACGGGGAGCCATTCAAGCCTTGGGAGAAGTCACCGGAGAAGAAGTCACCGAATCCGTACTCGATCGCATCTTTAGCCGCTTTTGTATTGGGAAATAA
- a CDS encoding mechanosensitive ion channel family protein → MENTASDLATFPTQWLGIGLFALAIASIILGLRALPGIILRAILLLLPSQAATILEKTVTPFKGLIRIVFLFALVDLTLILWDLDFLSPWGERIVSLSLTVTTSVLASRIFQQFFDVYLIDAAFQSGRKVNSELLIVSKWTVNAAIIILAILLFAQTHQVNVIGLLASLGVGGLAIAFAAQNTLSQFLGGIVLYIDRPFVVDDYIGLPDGTFGRVESIGLRSTKIRTSGKGTLMIVPNNSLTQVNIENFTGAKKVMSLLYLTFYQIIEEQEQALIREVILASTQDIFGINPRSTNVTFRTLNTGGSEAKTQAQITLFILGSGKASMDIRRQMIDRARQNITVKLKEYGVQFDIEEPNIYVDSPITI, encoded by the coding sequence ATGGAAAATACTGCTTCCGATCTGGCAACCTTTCCAACTCAATGGTTGGGTATTGGCTTATTTGCCTTGGCGATCGCCTCCATCATTCTGGGCTTACGCGCCCTCCCTGGAATCATTTTAAGGGCGATCCTATTGCTGCTACCGAGCCAAGCTGCCACTATCTTAGAAAAAACCGTTACTCCATTCAAGGGATTAATTCGCATTGTTTTCCTATTCGCTCTCGTCGATCTGACTCTCATTCTATGGGATCTCGATTTTCTCAGTCCTTGGGGCGAGAGGATCGTGAGCTTAAGTCTCACCGTCACTACCAGCGTATTAGCTTCGCGCATTTTTCAACAATTCTTTGATGTTTATCTAATTGATGCTGCCTTTCAGAGTGGACGCAAAGTTAATAGCGAGCTATTGATTGTCAGTAAATGGACAGTGAATGCTGCGATTATCATTCTGGCAATTCTGCTTTTTGCCCAAACTCATCAGGTGAATGTTATCGGATTATTGGCGAGTTTAGGTGTTGGAGGATTGGCGATCGCCTTTGCTGCCCAAAATACCCTCAGCCAATTTCTAGGCGGTATCGTTCTTTATATCGATCGCCCCTTTGTCGTCGATGACTATATCGGCTTACCCGATGGCACATTTGGCCGGGTAGAATCCATTGGACTGCGATCGACCAAAATTCGCACCTCTGGCAAAGGAACTCTCATGATTGTTCCCAACAACTCCCTCACTCAAGTCAATATTGAAAACTTCACCGGAGCCAAAAAGGTGATGTCTTTACTCTATCTTACCTTTTATCAGATCATCGAAGAGCAAGAACAAGCCCTAATTCGGGAAGTCATTCTCGCCAGTACCCAAGACATTTTTGGCATTAATCCCCGCAGTACCAACGTTACCTTTAGAACCCTAAACACTGGAGGTTCAGAGGCTAAAACCCAAGCCCAAATTACCCTGTTTATCCTCGGTTCCGGTAAAGCTTCCATGGACATTCGCCGACAAATGATCGATCGCGCCCGTCAGAATATTACCGTAAAGCTCAAGGAGTATGGCGTTCAGTTTGATATTGAAGAACCCAATATTTATGTTGATTCTCCAATCACCATATAA
- a CDS encoding mechanosensitive ion channel family protein yields MNVSAWTQLTDSTVNLLDQYSIPYPLVFLVFVLGSILISKATPNFVRFVLNRTFSGQVNRLYEDFVEPLKKEFRVAGSFILIYFSLAWLENNPGLYKFTQPFITLGLTISLAWLCSRIFRQLVRIYGISIVRKLGIEVDDFILIIETVVNVLIGFFAVVAFAQSQRIPLTALLAGVSIGATAVAFAAKSTLEQLLGTIVLYLDRPFIAGEYIRLPDGLYGRVESIGLRSTKIRTAAKSTLFIMPNNTLANLGIENVTRGKKVMVLLYLDFNRYLQEREQSLVQQVVKESTDALFGIDPGSTSIVLLNDENSHQNTRARVTFFILGSNENSIQLRKRLLELANQKVTKKLMEFGIEFTLQEPNIYVESPVTI; encoded by the coding sequence ATGAATGTTTCTGCCTGGACTCAATTGACTGATTCAACCGTGAATCTGCTCGATCAATACAGTATTCCCTATCCCCTAGTTTTTCTAGTATTTGTCTTAGGATCGATTCTCATCAGTAAAGCTACCCCTAACTTTGTTCGTTTTGTCCTTAACCGCACCTTTTCTGGACAAGTTAATCGTCTGTATGAAGATTTTGTGGAACCCCTCAAAAAAGAATTTCGAGTCGCAGGAAGTTTTATTTTAATTTATTTTTCCCTAGCATGGCTCGAAAATAACCCTGGACTTTATAAGTTTACCCAGCCCTTTATCACCCTAGGATTAACCATTAGTTTAGCCTGGCTCTGTTCCCGTATTTTTCGGCAGCTTGTTCGTATTTATGGCATTTCCATTGTCCGGAAACTGGGTATCGAAGTAGACGATTTTATCTTAATTATTGAAACCGTCGTTAATGTATTAATCGGCTTTTTTGCCGTTGTTGCCTTTGCCCAAAGTCAAAGAATTCCCCTGACTGCTTTACTCGCTGGGGTTTCTATTGGGGCTACTGCTGTGGCATTTGCGGCTAAAAGCACCCTAGAACAACTGTTAGGAACAATTGTTTTATATTTAGACCGACCGTTTATTGCTGGGGAATATATTCGGTTACCCGATGGTTTATATGGGCGTGTGGAATCGATTGGATTACGGTCTACAAAAATTAGAACGGCTGCCAAAAGCACCTTATTTATTATGCCTAATAATACGTTAGCCAATCTGGGGATTGAAAATGTCACCAGAGGTAAAAAAGTGATGGTCTTGCTCTACTTAGATTTCAATCGCTATTTGCAAGAGCGGGAACAATCGTTGGTTCAACAAGTGGTCAAAGAAAGTACGGATGCTCTATTTGGAATTGATCCAGGTAGCACGAGTATTGTTTTGCTAAATGATGAAAATTCTCATCAGAATACCAGAGCTAGGGTTACATTTTTCATCCTTGGATCTAATGAGAATTCTATTCAACTGAGGAAACGTTTACTTGAATTGGCTAATCAAAAAGTTACCAAAAAACTAATGGAGTTCGGAATTGAATTTACCCTGCAAGAACCGAATATTTATGTAGAATCTCCAGTCACTATTTAA
- the cobS gene encoding adenosylcobinamide-GDP ribazoletransferase, with translation MWNFWGAISFYTRVPIPSSWPLEFSGIARFAPLVGLLIGVILGGIDGGLWAVGMPNLTRSSVIIALWVGITGGLHLDGAMDTADGLSVTDGDRRLEAMSDSVTGAFGAMSAILILLLKTAALSSLTQPHLWIVTAIPAWARAGQLIAIWRYPYLKPTGKGAFHKATIQSYKDVLPALVLLIALSGLAAALNPQESIQILSLTLGWAAIAWGSGWWFNRQLGGHTGDTYGAVVEWTEAWGLVWAVLIQS, from the coding sequence ATGTGGAATTTTTGGGGAGCGATCTCCTTTTACACCCGTGTTCCGATTCCCTCTTCTTGGCCCTTAGAGTTTTCGGGGATCGCTCGGTTTGCCCCTCTCGTAGGACTGCTGATTGGAGTCATCCTAGGGGGGATTGATGGGGGATTATGGGCCGTAGGAATGCCTAATTTAACCCGCAGTTCAGTGATTATTGCGCTTTGGGTGGGTATAACTGGGGGATTACACTTAGATGGAGCTATGGATACGGCTGATGGGTTAAGTGTTACGGATGGCGATCGCCGTTTGGAGGCGATGAGCGATAGCGTCACGGGGGCATTTGGAGCCATGTCAGCCATCCTGATTCTGTTACTGAAAACGGCGGCTCTGAGTTCTTTGACTCAACCCCATCTGTGGATCGTGACCGCTATTCCCGCATGGGCAAGAGCAGGACAACTGATTGCCATTTGGCGCTATCCGTATCTGAAACCCACAGGAAAAGGAGCCTTTCATAAAGCCACTATTCAATCGTATAAAGACGTTTTACCCGCTTTAGTTCTGCTCATAGCTCTGAGTGGTCTAGCAGCAGCGCTTAATCCCCAAGAGAGTATTCAGATTCTCAGCTTAACATTAGGATGGGCGGCGATCGCCTGGGGAAGCGGATGGTGGTTCAATCGCCAACTCGGAGGCCACACCGGAGACACCTATGGCGCAGTCGTCGAGTGGACAGAAGCATGGGGTTTAGTTTGGGCCGTTTTAATTCAGTCATGA